A genomic segment from Corylus avellana chromosome ca5, CavTom2PMs-1.0 encodes:
- the LOC132181976 gene encoding uncharacterized protein LOC132181976 — translation MEASGLAETSIRQENSSVWKAIWNLKVPNVEKNFLWRACHDILPSRVNLKKKKIIEDPSCPLCGREQETTVHILWQCPSAMDAWSVGSTRLQKCQTNGLDFIQIVVEVFNKCSQEDLKMFAGISRRLWLRRNEVVHGGVFLHPNTLVQQSAIAIQDFSKAHEVEQQCQATGELGMSRNWEPPERGWVKINWDASCAKGKGWMGYGVLIRDDQGNVVAAKCSTMVGNLEASVAEARGALLAVHLCKNLGLNWVHLEGDAQVVIKAVNSPEVDWSDVGLMAADIKKELQSIRHWRLSFIRRERNSAAHTLAQLALNNYMDQTWLNEFPACISQIVNTECTTPRNVLN, via the coding sequence ATGGAAGCTAGTGGACTGGCAGAGACTTCAATACGACAAGAAAACAGCAGTGTGTGGAAAGCTATATGGAATCTTAAGGTACCGAATGTGGAGAAAAATTTTCTTTGGAGGGCTTGTCATGACATACTGCCATCCCGAGTgaatttaaagaagaaaaagatcatAGAAGACCCATCATGTCCGTTATGTGGCCGGGAACAAGAAACAACTGTGCACATCCTCTGGCAATGTCCTTCTGCCATGGATGCTTGGAGTGTGGGGAGTACTAGGCTGCAAAAATGTCAGACAAATGGCTTAGATTTTATCCAGATAGTGGTGGAGGTCTTTAACAAATGCTCCCAGGAGGATCTTAAAATGTTTGCTGGTATTTCGAGAAGATTGTGGCTGAGGCGTAATGAGGTGGTGCACGGGGGTGTTTTTCTTCACCCCAATACATTAGTTCAACAATCGGCTATAGCCATCCAAGATTTTTCCAAAGCACACGAAGTGGAGCAGCAATGCCAAGCTACGGGTGAGTTGGGAATGTCAAGGAATTGGGAACCTCCAGAACGTGGATGGGTAAAGATTAATTGGGATGCCTCATGTGCGAAAGGGAAGGGCTGGATGGGATATGGCGTCTTGATACGTGATGACCAGGGGAACGTTGTAGCGGCCAAATGCTCCACAATGGTGGGAAACTTGGAGGCATCGGTGGCAGAGGCTAGGGGGGCACTCTTGGCTGTCCATCTTTGTAAGAATCTGGGTCTCAACTGGGTTCATTTGGAGGGGGACGCACAGGTTGTGATAAAGGCCGTCAATTCTCCGGAAGTAGACTGGAGTGATGTGGGCCTGATGGCAGCTGATATCAAAAAGGAGCTTCAATCTATACGTCACTGGCGGTTGTCTTTTATTCGAAGGGAGAGGAATAGTGCGGCACACACACTGGCCCAGTTAgctttaaataattatatggaTCAGACATGGCTCAATGAGTTTCCTGCTTGTATTTCACAGATTGTAAACACGGAGTGCACAACTCCAAGGAATGTCTTGAATTAA